Proteins from one Erysipelothrix larvae genomic window:
- a CDS encoding glycosyl hydrolase family 18 protein yields MERLKGKKIMVWTFMGNARMYEALEKYGDRIDTIGLFSFKVRATGEIVESGVTISSMLPYINRYRHIKWLLTIANDGANSIFRALRDNTNGAQELFLSELIRIMKKYPWCDGIDIDLERGDDYSTHAESTTMFKNIYNTIKAYDSSKLMNICLPGMTSVNGSVGGENWCVYGDLDPYCDTASIMSYGMAWSGSAPGPVSPRSWLEGIYDYAVTVMNPDKIFFGMPAYGWNWQIYDTPENLGKAYRGTSHTYYAAKYWMTGVYNFTHDAPPQPFIPIVAYWDDDNKVPWALPHVYDYMEGRDAARYSYPLLSASYNGRQYLTAYGKQQKSAFGTVYVDHDAMPDSYSGVVSVSNSVTTLGDEGAATYHFTLAQAGTYDVAVKLGFPFWDKNNIHISLDGNEVDFSENRLWWPYWRTTFWAVLKKGVSLSAGTHTITISLGAKGVQFYGFRVCSSFSEEPTVGEAEYTLAPRHFKDVNGDMVGPATGFKLTLEMLRRKADSALVWYEDFRDDNPLPQSYWTTLSGEWSVWQDTSSSMNRPYSQLEGKGQLAWNYNSFSDIHLRAQIIFPETFSGKAGVFIGTMYCCFNYDNQRIELYEGSTLKGSYATSFSKTSAANIRSNPSFYTLEIRKRGNQVRVYSSASNTLRFTATCSDVTGYAGIRSDNKVHCQLLRLGDAWTYEPYERFDVLMPDGTFKTYGRLSRSNCSWDDEFQVFTLTADLEESATRSESISLDYDFFHSDMMPSIQCGKDYSVTIIPRDINIWISRIFLGDGDGFSILYYQDVDSLVYWANEAAYRWKLRGMCMWSLGQEDLRLWEWLPKQIE; encoded by the coding sequence ATGGAACGACTAAAAGGCAAGAAAATCATGGTGTGGACTTTTATGGGAAATGCACGGATGTATGAAGCTTTAGAGAAATATGGAGACCGGATTGATACCATCGGTCTTTTTTCTTTTAAGGTACGAGCTACGGGTGAAATTGTTGAGAGTGGTGTTACCATCAGTAGTATGCTCCCCTACATCAACCGTTATCGTCACATCAAATGGTTACTTACCATTGCCAATGATGGAGCAAACAGTATTTTCAGAGCATTGAGAGATAACACGAATGGCGCTCAGGAACTGTTTCTATCCGAGCTTATTCGTATTATGAAAAAGTATCCTTGGTGCGATGGTATTGATATTGACCTAGAAAGGGGCGATGACTATTCCACTCATGCTGAGTCAACGACCATGTTTAAAAATATTTACAACACCATCAAAGCCTATGATTCAAGTAAACTGATGAACATTTGCCTTCCAGGTATGACTAGTGTCAATGGCTCTGTAGGTGGTGAGAACTGGTGCGTATATGGTGACCTAGACCCTTATTGCGATACCGCATCAATTATGAGTTATGGTATGGCTTGGTCAGGTTCTGCACCGGGACCTGTATCTCCAAGGAGCTGGCTTGAAGGGATCTATGATTATGCCGTTACAGTGATGAATCCCGATAAGATTTTCTTTGGGATGCCTGCTTACGGCTGGAACTGGCAAATCTATGACACACCAGAAAACCTAGGTAAAGCCTATAGGGGAACGTCTCATACCTACTATGCGGCAAAATACTGGATGACAGGAGTCTATAATTTCACACACGATGCACCTCCTCAACCGTTTATTCCCATCGTGGCTTACTGGGATGATGATAATAAAGTGCCTTGGGCATTGCCGCATGTCTACGATTATATGGAAGGAAGAGATGCCGCTCGCTATAGCTATCCACTCTTATCTGCAAGCTACAATGGCAGACAGTATCTGACGGCCTATGGCAAACAACAAAAGTCAGCCTTTGGAACTGTTTATGTGGATCATGATGCCATGCCGGATAGTTATTCTGGTGTTGTTTCTGTTTCTAATAGCGTCACAACACTGGGGGATGAAGGTGCGGCAACCTATCATTTTACGCTTGCTCAGGCAGGTACTTATGATGTAGCAGTAAAGCTAGGCTTTCCATTTTGGGATAAGAATAATATTCATATCTCCCTTGATGGAAATGAAGTAGATTTTTCTGAAAACAGACTGTGGTGGCCTTATTGGAGAACGACTTTCTGGGCGGTGCTTAAAAAAGGAGTGAGCCTTTCTGCAGGAACACACACCATCACCATTTCGCTTGGGGCAAAGGGTGTACAGTTTTATGGATTTAGAGTCTGTTCTTCATTTTCTGAGGAGCCAACAGTTGGTGAAGCAGAATATACCCTAGCTCCTAGACATTTCAAGGATGTAAATGGTGATATGGTAGGACCTGCAACTGGTTTTAAGTTGACGCTTGAAATGCTTAGAAGAAAAGCAGATTCTGCCCTTGTGTGGTATGAGGATTTTAGAGATGATAACCCTCTCCCCCAAAGCTACTGGACAACATTATCAGGCGAATGGAGTGTTTGGCAAGATACAAGCAGTTCGATGAATAGACCCTATTCCCAACTGGAGGGTAAGGGGCAGTTAGCATGGAACTACAACAGTTTTTCAGATATCCATTTAAGGGCGCAGATTATTTTTCCTGAGACCTTTAGTGGCAAGGCAGGTGTTTTTATTGGAACGATGTATTGTTGCTTTAATTATGATAACCAGCGTATTGAACTGTATGAAGGTTCTACTTTAAAAGGTAGTTATGCCACCAGCTTTTCAAAAACATCGGCCGCAAACATTCGATCGAATCCAAGCTTTTACACTCTAGAAATTCGAAAGCGTGGCAATCAAGTGCGGGTCTATTCCTCTGCATCTAATACACTGCGCTTTACAGCCACTTGCTCGGATGTGACAGGGTATGCAGGTATTCGTTCGGATAATAAAGTCCATTGCCAGTTGCTTCGCTTAGGCGATGCTTGGACCTATGAGCCTTATGAACGCTTTGACGTGCTTATGCCCGATGGAACATTTAAAACTTATGGTCGGCTATCAAGAAGTAACTGTTCTTGGGATGATGAGTTTCAAGTGTTTACTTTAACAGCAGACCTTGAGGAATCAGCCACAAGAAGTGAAAGCATCTCCCTAGATTATGATTTTTTTCATTCAGATATGATGCCGTCCATCCAGTGCGGAAAGGACTACAGTGTCACCATCATTCCAAGGGATATTAACATCTGGATATCTCGTATTTTCTTAGGTGATGGTGACGGATTTTCCATTCTTTATTATCAGGATGTGGATAGCCTGGTGTACTGGGCAAATGAAGCAGCTTATCGGTGGAAACTTCGAGGCATGTGTATGTGGTCACTAGGCCAGGAGGATTTAAGACTCTGGGAGTGGCTACCAAAACAAATAGAGTAA
- the istA gene encoding IS21 family transposase: MSKYSIITLKKKGWSNRKIALELGIDRKTVARYLQEYNKCQIQLIDNHDLSDERKVEVIDQIVGDRHYDASKRGKRKLTQEIQARIIEIMDSEKDKDMLLGRHHKQKLTVTQIFEIIKSEGHDIGQTTIRNFVHEIQASRETFIRQDYRYGERLEFDFGEVKLLINGEPRTYYLAVFSSPASGYRYAYLYPNQRKQVFIDAHVRFFEHSKGSWGEVVYDNMRNVVKRFITPYEKEINDDCLKLALYYNFEINLTNIRSGHEKGSVENSVKVIRNRVFAKDYKFETFEEACVHLEQTLDEINIKSSIEDEKKELQPYRIPYEFADIEVYSVDKYGCIHVENNFYSVPDYLQHKRVTVKNTVNSIRIYSNHTFVYEHKKIDGHHQYQLVLDHYLNTMMTKPGSVKNSLVLKQHPELYNIYHNHYKTRTKEFIEILQENRNETYKTLKDALKYRLVSNTIDTVEYDDSIQEQSRKQLKKISQLMH; the protein is encoded by the coding sequence ATGAGCAAATATTCAATTATCACATTAAAAAAGAAAGGATGGTCCAACAGAAAGATTGCCCTTGAATTGGGTATAGACCGAAAGACGGTCGCACGGTATCTTCAGGAATATAATAAATGTCAAATACAATTGATTGATAATCATGATTTATCAGACGAAAGAAAAGTAGAAGTCATTGATCAAATTGTTGGGGACCGTCACTATGATGCAAGCAAACGAGGTAAGCGCAAGTTAACGCAAGAAATTCAAGCACGCATCATTGAAATTATGGATTCAGAAAAAGATAAAGATATGTTACTAGGAAGACATCATAAGCAAAAGTTAACAGTCACTCAAATTTTTGAAATTATCAAAAGCGAGGGACATGATATTGGTCAGACAACCATACGAAATTTTGTGCATGAAATTCAAGCTTCACGAGAAACATTTATTCGACAAGATTATCGATATGGTGAGCGGTTAGAGTTTGACTTTGGAGAAGTAAAGCTTTTAATTAATGGTGAACCAAGAACATATTATCTCGCTGTTTTCTCATCACCAGCAAGCGGATATCGGTATGCATATTTATATCCAAACCAACGCAAACAAGTATTCATAGATGCACATGTTCGCTTCTTTGAGCATTCTAAAGGCTCTTGGGGTGAAGTTGTATATGACAATATGAGAAACGTCGTGAAGCGCTTTATAACGCCTTATGAAAAAGAAATTAATGATGATTGCCTCAAACTGGCACTCTATTATAATTTTGAAATTAACCTGACTAATATACGAAGTGGTCATGAAAAAGGAAGTGTAGAAAACAGTGTTAAGGTAATTCGAAATCGTGTATTCGCAAAGGACTATAAGTTTGAAACATTTGAAGAGGCATGTGTTCATCTTGAACAGACTCTTGATGAAATCAATATAAAGAGTTCAATCGAAGATGAAAAGAAAGAACTTCAACCTTACAGAATTCCTTATGAATTCGCTGATATCGAAGTATATAGTGTTGACAAGTATGGTTGTATACACGTTGAAAATAATTTTTATTCAGTCCCAGACTATCTCCAACACAAAAGAGTTACGGTCAAAAACACCGTAAATTCGATACGCATCTATTCAAATCACACATTTGTGTACGAACATAAAAAGATAGATGGTCATCATCAATATCAGCTTGTGTTGGACCACTATCTGAATACAATGATGACTAAGCCGGGATCTGTAAAGAATTCACTTGTCCTAAAACAACATCCTGAGCTTTATAACATCTACCATAATCATTATAAAACAAGAACTAAAGAGTTCATAGAAATTCTTCAAGAAAACAGGAATGAAACGTATAAAACGCTCAAAGATGCTTTAAAGTATCGGTTGGTTTCAAATACAATTGACACCGTTGAGTATGATGACAGCATACAAGAACAATCACGTAAACAACTTAAGAAAATAAGCCAATTAATGCACTAG
- the istB gene encoding IS21-like element helper ATPase IstB gives METIEQLSKELKLSFIKTHYEAAIQEAKHKGLDFQEFLNELLYCERNNRRDNGIKQRIRAARFPQNKTLEDFTTVKFNSELKRKFKELETLNFIENKENIILMSNPGMGKTHYATALGIKACLENKKVLFISVPNLIIELKEAMSKNQITQYKKKFEKFDLVILDELGYVSFDKEGSEILFNLISNRITVGSMIITTNLMFDRWEEIFKDPILTTALVDRLTYKSHLLNMSGESYRVEETIAWLKSKE, from the coding sequence ATGGAAACAATTGAACAATTGTCAAAAGAATTAAAACTTTCATTCATAAAAACACACTATGAAGCAGCAATACAGGAAGCGAAACACAAAGGATTGGATTTTCAAGAATTTCTTAACGAACTGCTTTATTGCGAACGAAACAATCGTCGTGACAACGGAATAAAACAACGCATTCGTGCTGCTCGATTTCCTCAAAACAAGACATTGGAGGATTTTACGACTGTAAAATTTAATTCAGAATTAAAACGAAAGTTTAAAGAACTGGAAACATTGAACTTTATAGAAAATAAAGAAAACATTATCTTAATGAGTAATCCTGGAATGGGAAAAACACATTATGCGACCGCACTTGGAATCAAAGCTTGTCTAGAAAATAAAAAAGTGCTATTTATCAGCGTTCCTAATCTAATTATAGAGTTAAAAGAAGCTATGTCAAAAAATCAAATTACGCAATACAAAAAGAAGTTTGAAAAATTTGATCTAGTAATTCTTGATGAACTCGGCTATGTATCATTTGATAAAGAAGGAAGTGAAATTCTATTCAATCTAATCTCAAATAGAATAACAGTGGGCTCTATGATTATTACAACAAATTTAATGTTCGATAGATGGGAAGAAATATTCAAAGACCCCATTCTAACAACTGCTCTAGTCGACCGCTTAACCTATAAATCACATCTATTAAATATGAGTGGAGAGAGTTATCGTGTTGAAGAAACAATTGCTTGGCTAAAGAGCAAAGAATGA
- a CDS encoding phage tail spike protein has protein sequence MALKTILNKQTDFTGEFPVEYAKSGLWRFNDVSVDEYGYLADSSGLDRKIELVNYLGTTASLLSGQKGRQIRININNPATEKTYLKVANDGTFFSEMGERILVGGWMIPTTYSVGNTYCPVLNTRYGPGQPIFYLSLFAGRPRIMLYNASGSLILDQTTTPPFSLINGGVYFICTVIEPNNKNAWIVLGDKTSGTSWVSPTYSFTGTLNPSCTADIIMGMHADAYWYAGRFDDWFFDMDSSLTVDDLIDYFNGSLLTNGGDMGGAVDALSVPGVVSLRETEGVYPTEGTLYTAPATCNLSGTGRVSVTSEYISGVTAVGPIETSTSDDLVHWSDWVAIALDGKLVSPNKAYIRFKVTLTTTDTSKTPRIIDIRLYDIPKSPYERIGFSRPVVLDSNGAWEAVLENAYNIVVTSEINGEDTLSFMIPYRDPKRGFIDSEKKIQIVDDIYKVRTLTDTKDSEGNLATEVYAEAEFYDLTFSVRKEEHKFDAETAEVSMAYALEGTEWSVGTVNVRTKRTWTSTEKNALSILRTVADLHGGDLVFDCPNRLVHLLTVYGTDSGALFAYKKNMKSIKRVVDTRSLVTRLYAIGSDGLTFADINGGKAYVEDYTYSSDIRISTLDCSSFTNPYQMKEYTEMRLAQYSKPNISYVLNAMDLSVLTGYEHEAWSLGDYVHVEDKDLGLSVTTRVIRREYNLQEPWNTVLELSTTLKNLGSSASQWDNVADSLEGTSMVTNNDIREMVPFNLLRNSRADDGMAYWVNSGFEVDGDNGVSGSTSFKAMGIANMTKSMAQTIYPANRSSYTLSAQIASENLEKLSSNSQVGIEVVIEYEDGTTEARFIDLY, from the coding sequence GTGGCACTAAAAACAATATTAAATAAGCAGACAGATTTTACGGGAGAGTTCCCAGTCGAATATGCAAAATCTGGACTGTGGCGATTTAATGATGTATCAGTTGATGAATATGGCTATCTTGCAGACTCTTCTGGGTTAGACAGAAAAATAGAGCTTGTCAATTATCTAGGAACAACTGCGAGCCTTCTAAGTGGCCAAAAAGGGAGACAAATCCGAATCAACATCAACAATCCCGCTACAGAAAAAACCTACCTTAAAGTGGCCAATGATGGTACTTTCTTTTCGGAGATGGGAGAGCGAATCCTTGTTGGCGGTTGGATGATACCGACTACTTATTCGGTGGGAAATACCTATTGCCCCGTATTAAATACGCGCTATGGTCCTGGTCAGCCTATCTTTTACCTGTCGCTCTTTGCAGGCAGACCTAGAATCATGCTTTATAACGCTAGTGGTTCTCTCATACTCGACCAAACAACCACACCGCCTTTTTCACTCATCAATGGTGGTGTGTATTTTATTTGCACGGTCATAGAACCAAACAATAAAAATGCATGGATTGTACTGGGAGATAAGACGAGCGGAACAAGCTGGGTGTCACCGACTTATTCCTTTACAGGCACACTAAATCCTTCTTGCACGGCCGACATCATTATGGGCATGCATGCAGATGCCTATTGGTATGCTGGAAGATTTGATGACTGGTTTTTTGATATGGATTCAAGTCTTACAGTGGATGATTTGATTGATTATTTCAATGGGTCTCTTTTGACTAACGGTGGTGATATGGGCGGTGCTGTTGATGCTCTTAGCGTACCGGGAGTGGTGAGCTTAAGGGAAACAGAAGGTGTCTATCCAACGGAAGGAACACTATATACTGCTCCGGCAACGTGCAATCTATCTGGCACAGGTCGGGTCTCCGTTACCAGTGAATATATCTCTGGGGTAACTGCAGTTGGGCCGATAGAAACCTCAACAAGCGATGACCTAGTTCATTGGAGTGATTGGGTAGCCATCGCACTTGATGGAAAACTGGTATCTCCAAATAAGGCATACATTCGTTTTAAGGTCACACTTACTACCACAGATACGAGTAAGACCCCTCGAATTATTGATATCAGGCTATATGACATTCCAAAGTCACCTTATGAGAGGATTGGTTTTTCAAGACCGGTCGTACTGGATTCAAATGGGGCTTGGGAGGCTGTGTTAGAAAATGCTTATAACATTGTGGTAACCAGTGAAATCAATGGCGAGGATACGCTCTCCTTTATGATCCCCTACCGTGATCCCAAGCGGGGATTTATTGATAGCGAAAAGAAAATTCAGATTGTTGATGACATCTATAAAGTAAGGACTTTAACAGATACAAAAGACAGCGAAGGAAATCTAGCGACTGAAGTGTATGCTGAGGCAGAGTTTTATGACCTGACTTTTTCAGTGCGAAAAGAAGAGCATAAATTTGATGCAGAAACTGCTGAAGTCTCTATGGCTTATGCCTTAGAAGGAACGGAATGGAGCGTAGGCACAGTTAATGTACGAACTAAAAGAACCTGGACGAGTACAGAAAAGAATGCACTTTCCATCCTTCGCACGGTTGCTGACTTACACGGTGGAGACCTTGTCTTTGATTGCCCGAATAGACTGGTCCATCTCTTAACGGTCTATGGTACGGATAGTGGTGCATTGTTCGCCTATAAGAAAAATATGAAGAGCATTAAAAGAGTCGTTGATACCAGAAGTCTTGTAACAAGGCTCTATGCCATTGGCAGCGATGGTCTTACCTTTGCAGACATCAATGGAGGAAAGGCGTATGTGGAGGACTATACTTATTCGTCTGATATTCGAATATCAACGCTTGATTGTTCTTCCTTTACCAATCCCTATCAGATGAAAGAATATACCGAGATGAGGCTGGCTCAGTATTCAAAACCCAATATCTCCTATGTTTTAAATGCAATGGATTTATCAGTCTTAACGGGTTATGAGCATGAGGCATGGTCGCTTGGCGATTACGTTCATGTAGAAGATAAGGATTTAGGGCTGTCGGTGACCACTCGTGTCATACGAAGAGAATACAACTTACAAGAACCATGGAATACAGTATTAGAACTATCTACTACCCTTAAAAATCTGGGTAGTTCTGCAAGCCAGTGGGATAACGTGGCAGATTCTCTTGAAGGCACAAGTATGGTGACAAACAATGATATCCGGGAAATGGTGCCTTTTAATCTGTTGCGAAATTCTCGTGCTGATGATGGAATGGCTTACTGGGTTAACTCAGGCTTTGAAGTAGATGGTGATAACGGTGTAAGTGGGTCGACATCCTTTAAGGCAATGGGTATAGCCAATATGACAAAAAGTATGGCTCAGACCATCTATCCAGCTAATCGCTCTAGCTACACGCTCTCGGCACAAATCGCATCTGAAAACCTTGAAAAGCTGAGTAGCAACTCACAGGTTGGCATTGAAGTGGTTATTGAATATGAAGATGGAACGACAGAAGCAAGGTTTATTGATTTGTATTAA
- a CDS encoding distal tail protein Dit, with protein sequence MGFSYDDISSKSMGLKARLTSWQVCGGMRNFTTNVPGKYGVTDFGADFDYREINVACNIYPKHSFSALVSTLDELSTWLDPMQGLKELVFDDVPDRYFMARLNEKVDCERLIRFAGSFNLKFFCPDPFAYAITDENYLIESEGDHTVTRLTGNVDSNPMYRLKGIITSGVNNSISVTTNGLEMKIVNAVLLAEETLVIDTGKMTAYVEDENGIILRNALPYLEDIDFPSLHVGTNTLAITTNNAVFTALEIKARSRWR encoded by the coding sequence ATGGGTTTTTCATATGACGATATTTCTTCAAAAAGCATGGGACTAAAAGCCAGGCTCACTTCCTGGCAGGTCTGTGGAGGAATGCGAAATTTCACCACCAACGTACCTGGAAAGTATGGGGTGACAGACTTTGGAGCTGATTTTGATTACCGAGAAATCAATGTAGCTTGCAATATCTATCCCAAGCATAGCTTTTCTGCTCTGGTGAGTACGCTTGATGAACTTTCAACATGGCTTGATCCCATGCAAGGGTTAAAAGAACTTGTTTTTGATGATGTACCCGACAGGTATTTCATGGCAAGGCTGAATGAAAAAGTGGACTGTGAACGACTCATTCGTTTTGCAGGAAGTTTCAACTTGAAGTTTTTCTGTCCTGACCCTTTTGCTTATGCCATTACGGATGAAAATTATTTAATAGAAAGCGAAGGCGACCACACGGTTACAAGACTGACCGGCAATGTTGATTCCAATCCTATGTATCGCTTGAAGGGAATCATCACATCGGGTGTGAACAATTCTATTTCTGTTACAACCAATGGCTTGGAAATGAAAATAGTGAATGCTGTACTTTTGGCAGAAGAAACCCTTGTCATTGATACAGGTAAGATGACGGCTTATGTGGAAGACGAAAACGGGATAATCTTAAGAAACGCTTTGCCTTACCTAGAGGATATAGATTTTCCAAGTCTTCATGTGGGCACGAATACCCTAGCAATAACAACGAATAATGCTGTGTTTACAGCACTTGAAATAAAGGCTCGCAGTAGATGGAGGTGA
- a CDS encoding phage tail protein yields MADNFGLKIGLEGEKEFKKALTDINRSFKVLGSEMKLVASEFDKNDKSVQALSARNSVLNKEIETQKSKIDTLRSALENAATSFGETDRRTQNWQIQLNNAEAALNNMERELSSNNAALEEANSNYDDAEDALDDMNREMNDVTDSADDMGKEIDEAADSAEKSESKFKGLGTTLKSIGIAMGAVAVAAGAAAVKLGKEVISAYADYEQLVGGVDTLFKENSQQLQDYASNAYKTAGLSANDYMETVTSFSASLISSLGGDTEKAVKYADMAITDMSDNANKMGTDMESIQNAYQGFAKQNYTMLDNLKLGYGGTKSEMERLLADAEAISGIEYDVSSYADVVSAIHVIQESMGIAGTTALEAEETISGSLNAFESALQNLLVGFGNADANMEQLSKNMVDAFQSVVKNITPVIENIVKTLPIAIEALLDAVSDLLPTLLATVTDLFTQVLNALMNLLPTLIPVAVDSILTIVNALIENLPLLVDAAVQLIAALVDGLGQALPELIPAAVNAITTIVQGLVDNLPMLLDAALQLILGLAQGLLEAIPQLIEALPKIILAIVDFIISAIPQIIDAGIQLLTSLVTALPEIITAIVEAIPQIIDGILNGILSSIPQLIQAGVDLLVALIQNLPTIITTIVVAIPQIISSIVNALIGNIDKIIMAGVQLFVALIQNLPTIVVEIVKAVPQIIGGIVRAFTNSMGSIVTVGGNIVKGLWQGIQSLASWLWNKVSGWISGIWTGIKDFFGIKSPSKQMGWVGEMLVKGLAGSIQDNGDEAVKAAEMMSEDINDVMTSLASDMSTSLPTDFSVDTSVGGVISNAATSSLGGVSGSLVTIQQMIVRSEDDIRRVSQELYNLIQTGSRAQGRFSTT; encoded by the coding sequence ATGGCAGATAATTTTGGCTTAAAAATCGGTCTTGAAGGCGAGAAAGAATTTAAAAAGGCATTAACCGATATCAATCGTTCCTTTAAAGTACTTGGCTCTGAAATGAAACTGGTAGCCTCAGAATTTGATAAAAACGATAAGTCTGTCCAGGCACTTTCCGCCAGAAATTCAGTCCTCAATAAAGAGATTGAAACCCAAAAAAGCAAAATTGATACCTTGAGGTCGGCTCTTGAGAATGCAGCTACCTCCTTTGGAGAAACTGATAGAAGAACACAAAACTGGCAGATTCAATTGAACAATGCTGAGGCGGCACTCAACAATATGGAGCGAGAGTTAAGTAGCAATAATGCTGCTCTTGAAGAAGCTAACTCCAATTATGATGATGCTGAAGATGCTCTCGATGACATGAACCGTGAAATGAACGATGTCACCGACAGTGCAGATGATATGGGAAAAGAGATTGATGAGGCGGCTGACTCTGCTGAAAAATCCGAATCTAAGTTTAAAGGTTTAGGTACAACTCTAAAATCTATCGGCATTGCCATGGGAGCAGTTGCTGTTGCAGCAGGTGCGGCGGCTGTCAAACTGGGTAAAGAAGTCATTTCCGCTTATGCAGATTACGAACAATTAGTCGGTGGTGTGGATACGCTTTTTAAAGAAAACTCTCAGCAGTTACAAGACTATGCATCGAATGCCTATAAGACGGCAGGTCTTTCTGCCAATGACTACATGGAAACGGTCACTTCGTTTTCTGCAAGCCTTATTTCTTCTCTTGGAGGAGATACTGAAAAAGCCGTTAAATATGCGGATATGGCAATTACTGATATGTCTGACAATGCCAATAAAATGGGTACAGACATGGAATCCATTCAAAATGCCTATCAGGGTTTTGCTAAACAAAATTACACCATGCTAGACAACCTTAAACTTGGATATGGTGGTACAAAAAGTGAAATGGAGCGACTCCTTGCCGATGCCGAGGCTATCTCTGGCATTGAGTACGATGTTTCTTCTTATGCCGATGTAGTTTCTGCCATCCATGTCATTCAAGAAAGCATGGGCATTGCTGGTACGACTGCTCTTGAGGCAGAGGAGACTATTTCAGGGTCCTTGAATGCTTTTGAATCTGCTTTACAAAATCTTTTAGTTGGTTTTGGAAATGCCGATGCGAATATGGAACAACTCAGTAAAAACATGGTGGATGCCTTTCAGTCGGTGGTAAAAAACATTACTCCAGTGATTGAAAATATCGTAAAGACCCTGCCCATCGCAATTGAAGCATTATTGGATGCGGTTTCTGATTTGTTACCGACACTGCTTGCTACGGTGACAGATTTATTTACTCAGGTACTGAACGCACTGATGAACCTATTACCTACCTTAATACCGGTAGCGGTTGATTCCATCCTTACGATTGTGAATGCCTTGATTGAAAACTTACCACTGCTAGTGGATGCAGCCGTTCAGTTAATAGCAGCTTTAGTGGACGGTCTTGGGCAGGCTCTCCCAGAACTGATTCCTGCGGCAGTTAATGCAATTACTACGATTGTGCAAGGTTTGGTGGATAATTTACCCATGCTTCTCGATGCAGCACTGCAGTTAATACTTGGTTTGGCTCAGGGGCTACTCGAGGCGATCCCGCAACTAATTGAGGCTCTCCCTAAGATTATTTTGGCAATCGTTGATTTTATTATAAGCGCAATTCCTCAGATTATAGATGCAGGTATTCAGCTATTAACATCGTTGGTTACAGCCTTGCCTGAAATTATTACGGCTATTGTAGAGGCGATTCCACAGATAATTGATGGAATATTAAATGGGATTTTAAGTTCGATTCCACAACTCATACAAGCGGGTGTCGACTTACTTGTTGCACTGATTCAAAATCTACCGACCATTATTACCACCATTGTGGTGGCAATCCCTCAAATCATTTCAAGTATCGTAAATGCCTTAATTGGAAACATCGACAAGATCATTATGGCAGGGGTTCAGCTATTTGTAGCACTCATTCAGAATTTACCAACCATTGTGGTAGAGATCGTAAAAGCAGTGCCTCAGATTATTGGCGGCATCGTCAGAGCATTTACAAACTCCATGGGTTCCATCGTGACGGTGGGTGGCAACATTGTAAAAGGGTTATGGCAGGGTATTCAATCCCTTGCTTCTTGGTTATGGAATAAAGTGAGTGGTTGGATTAGTGGCATTTGGACGGGTATCAAGGATTTCTTCGGTATCAAATCACCCTCGAAACAGATGGGGTGGGTTGGTGAAATGCTTGTGAAAGGTCTTGCAGGTTCTATCCAAGATAACGGTGATGAGGCTGTAAAAGCAGCTGAAATGATGAGCGAGGATATCAACGATGTGATGACCAGTCTTGCCAGTGATATGAGTACATCCTTGCCTACAGACTTTTCAGTGGATACTTCTGTAGGCGGCGTGATTTCAAATGCAGCGACCTCTTCCCTAGGTGGTGTCAGTGGGTCGCTAGTTACTATACAGCAGATGATTGTACGAAGTGAAGATGATATCAGAAGGGTATCTCAGGAACTTTATAACTTAATTCAGACAGGCTCTCGTGCTCAGGGTCGGTTTTCTACAACATAA